Proteins from a single region of Acidianus ambivalens:
- a CDS encoding DNA-directed DNA polymerase, producing the protein MIGCFYILDFSYDVEEGKPVIYIWAIDKEGNRVAVLEKNFRPYFYAILDDSADPNKVAEDIKRLSVSQSPITSVKLEERKYYGNPVKVLRIETVIPAYVRTYRDKVAKVRGVKEVVEADIRFYMRYSIDKDLKPFNWFKAEVEEIQDPKLRVKKVYELKKIIQIYEDKPPELRIMAFDIEVYNKYGSPNPRRDPVIIIGVWTNNGVKQFVMKDDDLEIIREFAKFVLDYDPDIILGYNSNGFDWPYLLERVNNRGVKLDIGRKVNSEPSQGTYGHYSVVGRLNVDLLGFASSIAEVKVKSLDNIADYLGVVKKNERVNLEWYQIPEYWSDPSKRDILLKYNMDDVRSTYLLKDVFLPFGEQLTMITGLPLDQLSMASVGYRVEWLLMREAYKFNEIIPNRVEREYESYKGGLVISPAPGIHEGVYVLDFSSMYPSIMIKYNIGPDTLVKGECEDCWVAPEVGHKFRKSPDGFYKRILQRLIEERKAVKSKIPTEKDEYERRRLDERQRALKVMANAFYGYMGWLGARWYSKEGAEAVTAWGREIISSVAKLVEERGFKVIYGDTDSVFIKGSGNVDSLVNEIMNKFGLEIKIDKIYKKIFFTENKKRYAGITEDGKIDIVGFEAVRGDWCDLAKDLQRRVIEKILTSGVDEAVKLVRDVIMKIRRKEVPIQDLVIWKSLDKSLEEYEVDAPHVNAAKKAMKAGYVIFKGGKIGYVIVKGSGKISERAEPYFMVNDINRIDIDYYIDKQIVPSAMRILEQFGIKESTLKNTSFDILNFFKK; encoded by the coding sequence ATGATAGGATGCTTTTACATTTTAGACTTTTCATATGATGTAGAAGAGGGTAAACCGGTAATCTATATATGGGCTATCGATAAGGAAGGAAATAGAGTAGCAGTCCTAGAGAAGAATTTTAGGCCATACTTTTATGCTATTTTAGACGATTCAGCAGATCCTAATAAAGTAGCAGAAGATATAAAACGATTAAGCGTATCCCAGTCTCCAATTACCAGTGTAAAATTGGAGGAAAGAAAATATTATGGCAATCCAGTAAAAGTTCTGAGAATAGAAACAGTAATTCCTGCATATGTAAGAACTTATAGAGATAAGGTAGCTAAGGTAAGAGGAGTAAAAGAAGTAGTAGAAGCAGATATAAGATTTTACATGAGGTATTCAATAGATAAAGACTTAAAACCTTTCAATTGGTTTAAAGCAGAAGTAGAGGAAATTCAAGACCCCAAGCTGAGAGTTAAAAAAGTATACGAATTAAAAAAGATTATTCAGATTTATGAAGATAAGCCACCAGAATTGAGAATTATGGCTTTTGATATAGAAGTGTACAATAAGTATGGTTCTCCAAATCCAAGAAGGGATCCAGTAATAATAATTGGTGTATGGACCAATAATGGTGTAAAGCAATTCGTTATGAAGGACGACGATCTGGAAATTATTAGAGAGTTTGCAAAGTTTGTTTTGGACTATGATCCAGATATAATACTAGGGTATAATTCTAATGGATTTGATTGGCCATATTTACTTGAAAGAGTTAATAACAGGGGTGTAAAGTTAGATATAGGTAGAAAAGTAAATTCAGAACCTTCACAAGGAACCTATGGGCACTATTCCGTTGTTGGAAGATTGAACGTGGATTTACTGGGATTCGCAAGTAGCATTGCAGAAGTGAAAGTTAAGAGTTTAGATAATATAGCTGATTATCTAGGAGTTGTTAAAAAGAATGAGAGAGTTAACCTTGAATGGTATCAAATTCCAGAATATTGGTCCGATCCATCAAAAAGAGATATTCTTTTGAAATACAATATGGACGACGTAAGATCAACGTATTTGCTTAAGGATGTTTTCTTACCCTTTGGAGAACAGCTAACTATGATTACTGGATTGCCATTAGACCAACTTTCTATGGCAAGCGTAGGTTATAGAGTAGAATGGCTTTTAATGAGGGAAGCGTATAAATTTAACGAAATAATACCAAATAGAGTTGAAAGAGAGTATGAAAGCTATAAGGGAGGATTAGTAATTTCCCCAGCGCCAGGAATACATGAAGGCGTTTACGTGCTTGATTTCTCGTCAATGTATCCTTCAATAATGATAAAATATAACATTGGCCCAGATACGCTAGTAAAAGGCGAATGCGAGGATTGCTGGGTTGCTCCAGAAGTAGGGCATAAATTTAGGAAATCCCCTGATGGATTTTATAAGAGGATTTTACAGAGGCTAATAGAGGAAAGAAAAGCAGTAAAATCAAAAATACCTACAGAAAAAGACGAATATGAAAGGAGAAGACTAGATGAAAGGCAAAGAGCATTAAAAGTTATGGCTAACGCTTTTTATGGGTACATGGGATGGTTAGGTGCAAGGTGGTATAGCAAAGAAGGTGCGGAAGCAGTAACAGCATGGGGTAGAGAAATTATATCTTCTGTGGCTAAATTAGTAGAGGAGCGCGGTTTTAAGGTAATTTACGGAGATACTGACTCAGTGTTCATAAAAGGATCTGGAAATGTGGATTCATTAGTTAATGAGATAATGAATAAATTTGGATTAGAAATAAAAATTGATAAAATATATAAAAAGATATTCTTTACAGAAAATAAAAAACGTTATGCTGGAATTACCGAGGATGGAAAAATAGATATTGTAGGTTTTGAAGCCGTAAGAGGCGATTGGTGCGATTTAGCTAAGGATCTGCAAAGGAGAGTTATTGAGAAGATACTAACGTCTGGAGTAGATGAAGCAGTAAAACTTGTAAGAGATGTTATTATGAAAATAAGGAGAAAAGAAGTGCCAATACAAGACTTAGTAATTTGGAAATCTTTAGACAAAAGCCTTGAAGAATATGAAGTAGACGCTCCTCATGTAAATGCTGCAAAGAAAGCTATGAAGGCCGGTTACGTGATATTTAAGGGCGGGAAAATAGGCTATGTTATAGTTAAGGGAAGCGGGAAAATTTCTGAAAGAGCAGAACCATACTTCATGGTTAATGATATTAATAGAATCGATATCGATTATTACATAGATAAACAAATTGTTCCGTCTGCCATGAGAATTCTAGAGCAGTTCGGAATAAAAGAAAGTACATTAAAAAATACTAGCTTTGATATCTTAAATTTCTTTAAGA
- a CDS encoding GNAT family N-acetyltransferase, with the protein MVIITDATEDDLPQIYEIEVESFDNPYPYSLLKAYLYIADGLYLVAKEDGKILGYVIGIIQFKIRGHIVSIAVRKNCRNKGIGKLLINEIERRFKLGHCKYSYLEVMTTNKDAFFFYVRNGYFPLFVRKNYYGRGKHAFIMVKDLYSRKGLE; encoded by the coding sequence GTGGTAATTATAACTGATGCGACTGAAGACGATCTGCCACAAATTTATGAGATAGAAGTGGAAAGCTTTGATAATCCTTATCCTTACTCTTTACTAAAGGCATACTTATATATAGCAGACGGATTATATTTAGTTGCCAAGGAAGACGGTAAAATTCTAGGTTATGTAATAGGTATTATACAATTTAAAATAAGAGGGCATATAGTTTCTATAGCTGTACGAAAAAACTGTAGAAATAAAGGAATAGGCAAACTTTTGATCAACGAGATTGAAAGGAGATTTAAACTAGGTCATTGCAAGTACTCATACTTAGAAGTTATGACGACAAACAAAGACGCATTCTTCTTCTATGTTCGCAATGGATATTTTCCATTATTTGTGAGAAAAAATTATTATGGTAGAGGAAAGCACGCGTTCATTATGGTTAAGGATTTATATTCCAGAAAAGGGTTGGAGTAA
- a CDS encoding mRNA surveillance protein pelota, producing the protein MKVLEFDEKKGTMKVHVEDEDDLWTLHMILNKGDKVIARTSRDVSMGNEGKRVSMIIELQVEYTEFQAFTTRLRIHGIILDAPERYSIKGAHHTINLDIGDEIIIIKEKWNKSVLDRIYKQAEKKNRVLIALVDFDEYLIAIPMIQGIKILTEKSLSTPTKEEGIIEDNAREVAKEIENYLNSYNNIDAILIAGPGPFKEIVRKYLNTKVKIYMDSVSSATEAGLNEVLKRDIIDQIMRDYEISQSEKDLDKALMLLNKDSGLIAYGIDETKKASEYGAVDSLLVIEDMVTENEEVQNIMEEVEKRGGKVHIIPRDSPIYFQVKNFAGILAILRFRIN; encoded by the coding sequence ATGAAAGTATTGGAATTCGATGAGAAAAAAGGCACAATGAAAGTTCATGTAGAGGACGAGGATGATTTGTGGACCTTACACATGATCCTAAATAAGGGAGATAAAGTAATAGCAAGGACTTCTAGAGATGTAAGCATGGGAAATGAAGGAAAAAGAGTTTCAATGATTATAGAGTTGCAAGTAGAATATACAGAATTTCAAGCTTTTACTACAAGGTTAAGAATTCATGGAATAATACTTGATGCTCCAGAAAGATATAGCATAAAAGGCGCACATCATACAATAAATCTTGATATAGGAGATGAAATAATAATTATAAAGGAAAAATGGAATAAAAGTGTTTTAGATAGAATTTACAAACAAGCTGAAAAGAAAAATAGAGTACTAATAGCCCTTGTTGATTTTGATGAATACTTAATAGCGATACCCATGATTCAAGGCATAAAAATACTTACGGAAAAAAGCTTATCTACACCTACAAAGGAAGAGGGAATTATAGAAGATAATGCAAGAGAAGTTGCAAAGGAAATTGAAAACTACCTTAATAGCTATAATAATATAGACGCAATTCTAATAGCTGGTCCAGGTCCGTTTAAGGAGATCGTTAGAAAATACTTAAATACTAAAGTAAAAATTTACATGGACTCCGTGTCTTCTGCTACAGAAGCTGGATTAAATGAAGTATTAAAAAGAGATATCATAGATCAAATAATGAGAGATTACGAAATTTCTCAATCAGAAAAAGACTTGGATAAGGCATTAATGCTGCTAAATAAGGATTCTGGATTAATAGCTTATGGGATTGATGAGACAAAAAAAGCTTCAGAATATGGAGCCGTGGATTCCTTACTCGTAATAGAAGATATGGTAACTGAAAACGAAGAGGTACAAAATATAATGGAAGAAGTAGAGAAAAGAGGAGGAAAAGTTCACATAATACCTAGAGACTCTCCTATATACTTCCAAGTAAAAAATTTCGCAGGAATACTAGCAATTCTTAGATTTAGAATAAATTAA
- a CDS encoding radical SAM protein, producing the protein MLKGNPEISLYNRDLPLGCKYCRLGSKLVVFISGECGDSCYYCPVSEERFGKDVMYANEKKTESFQDFIYEAYKMNALGAGITGGDPILHLDKVVKLIEILKSEFGEDFHIHLYTSGRYVNYDALFALQRAGLDEIRFHPVRKEYLKAVEKALNFSFDVGLEVPAIPGEEEYLNFLIKWAEEHKVKFININELEITERNFYNLNSKGITISHGLAGGKGSFELALKVLEANVDSKLDIHYCSSVYKDVVETRTRFLRTIRYYSKPYEKYSGEGTIIKAFVRTNIDLSDYGEKASNGFYISPEFVNEVISKYNPDEVRIIEELPYGLKISEKLIYSKSKNC; encoded by the coding sequence ATGCTAAAAGGAAATCCAGAAATTTCATTGTATAATAGAGATTTGCCATTAGGATGTAAATATTGTAGACTAGGAAGTAAGCTAGTTGTGTTCATTTCTGGAGAATGCGGTGATTCGTGTTATTATTGCCCAGTAAGTGAGGAAAGATTTGGTAAAGACGTTATGTATGCTAATGAAAAGAAAACCGAGAGCTTTCAAGATTTTATATATGAAGCATATAAGATGAATGCATTAGGTGCAGGAATCACAGGAGGAGACCCAATTTTACATTTGGATAAGGTAGTAAAATTAATAGAGATTTTAAAGTCTGAATTTGGAGAGGACTTTCATATTCATCTTTATACATCTGGCAGGTATGTAAATTATGACGCTTTATTTGCTCTTCAGAGAGCAGGACTTGACGAAATACGTTTTCATCCAGTTAGAAAGGAATATCTTAAAGCAGTGGAAAAAGCATTGAATTTCTCATTTGATGTTGGTTTAGAGGTTCCAGCAATACCTGGAGAGGAAGAATATCTTAATTTTTTAATAAAGTGGGCTGAAGAGCATAAAGTTAAGTTTATTAATATAAACGAATTAGAGATAACTGAAAGAAATTTTTACAATTTAAATTCAAAAGGCATAACAATTAGTCATGGATTAGCAGGTGGAAAAGGAAGCTTCGAACTAGCGTTAAAAGTACTTGAAGCAAATGTAGATTCTAAATTGGATATACATTATTGTAGTTCAGTATATAAGGACGTGGTAGAAACTAGAACGAGGTTCCTAAGGACTATAAGATATTATTCTAAGCCTTATGAAAAATATAGTGGAGAAGGTACTATAATAAAGGCTTTTGTAAGAACAAACATAGACCTATCAGATTATGGCGAGAAAGCCTCTAATGGATTTTACATTTCTCCAGAGTTTGTTAATGAGGTAATATCAAAATATAATCCTGATGAAGTCAGAATTATAGAGGAACTCCCTTATGGTTTGAAAATATCCGAGAAATTAATTTATTCTAAATCTAAGAATTGCTAG
- a CDS encoding DUF1122 family protein, protein MIQGKIGNLELKVVDIKQTHIKELFYFKLYLGDKLVGYCNYFSGRDYYPDWLEIDYYPWLRDVGLEEEFFKKIYNFLSKRGRLFVTYDKDKETLDLIMKGYSAVDTPLGFSLLKAGFTWFKVWYFPEGGNEGSPKIQANKPLDENIAIKELEELLEDVKSEKIKDWINAKRKSRNFIV, encoded by the coding sequence ATGATTCAAGGTAAGATAGGAAATCTGGAATTAAAAGTTGTAGATATAAAACAAACTCATATAAAGGAACTTTTCTATTTTAAGTTATACTTAGGTGATAAGCTGGTAGGATATTGCAACTATTTTTCTGGAAGAGATTATTATCCAGATTGGTTGGAAATAGATTATTATCCGTGGTTAAGAGACGTAGGTTTAGAGGAAGAGTTCTTCAAAAAGATCTACAACTTCCTATCTAAAAGAGGTAGGCTATTTGTAACCTACGACAAGGATAAGGAAACTTTAGATCTGATAATGAAAGGTTATTCTGCTGTAGATACTCCTTTAGGTTTTTCTTTGTTAAAAGCAGGATTTACATGGTTCAAAGTTTGGTACTTTCCTGAAGGGGGAAATGAAGGGAGTCCAAAGATACAAGCTAATAAGCCTTTGGATGAAAATATTGCTATTAAGGAATTGGAGGAATTATTAGAAGATGTTAAAAGTGAGAAAATTAAAGACTGGATAAATGCTAAAAGGAAATCCAGAAATTTCATTGTATAA
- a CDS encoding nucleotidyltransferase domain-containing protein: MQIEYTEEQWKLFNEKRKRAKEILEALYYRGIKGYAYGSIARGDVKKTSDIDIIVFEPNILELDLLEADHKYIIQATPVSTPKAYISLNPEETEVISFPLSKLKKDEEEFYYFGGLVSLEDIINGVRKPGINKELKLIIPNKNGHEEIPLKGNEDYATRLLKISITTINEREKLLMKREDKGRTGVFLKYELATNENFEEAIRELSRRNKFFRRALNDSR, translated from the coding sequence GTGCAAATAGAGTATACAGAAGAGCAGTGGAAGTTATTTAATGAAAAGAGGAAAAGGGCAAAAGAAATCCTAGAAGCCTTATATTACAGAGGTATAAAAGGGTACGCTTACGGATCTATTGCTAGGGGAGATGTTAAAAAGACTAGTGATATTGATATTATAGTTTTTGAACCTAATATATTAGAACTTGATTTACTTGAGGCTGACCATAAATATATAATACAAGCCACACCAGTATCAACTCCTAAGGCCTATATTTCATTAAATCCTGAGGAAACTGAAGTAATATCTTTTCCATTATCAAAACTTAAAAAAGATGAAGAGGAATTTTACTATTTTGGCGGATTAGTTAGCCTAGAGGATATAATAAATGGCGTTAGAAAGCCGGGTATAAATAAGGAATTAAAGCTTATTATACCAAATAAGAATGGTCATGAGGAAATCCCACTTAAAGGAAATGAAGATTATGCTACTAGGTTACTTAAGATTTCCATAACAACTATTAATGAGAGAGAAAAGCTGTTAATGAAAAGAGAGGACAAAGGTAGAACTGGCGTTTTCTTGAAATATGAGTTAGCTACTAACGAAAACTTTGAGGAAGCAATAAGAGAATTAAGTAGGAGAAATAAATTCTTTAGAAGGGCTCTAAATGATTCAAGGTAA
- a CDS encoding site-2 protease family protein: protein MDISLYTFAIGFVIFWGLILAFRKKLEPKGFTVYPLFLMWKKSTRSLWFPRLASSKPFKIYEKIAMILGILAMIGGITMIYYVIFGLIFHPQSTTVRLEPIIPGVTISLSCLPYILLALGISVTLHELSHAVSATSNKINVKSGGFILLGIFPGAFVEPADEEFMTSSLPAKIKILAAGIAVNLILAGIFFPLAIFLPGYFSQGLLIEGVIPHSSAYNASIQAGDVILSVNGIRTNTFNSLTTALNQSTSYTIVLKALNGSTIVKHAEATNHFLGVYVTYYFPPSVRPFLLFVTWMFIINFSLALFNAAPLIITDGGKIFTELLKKISSQNGEKMSMAIQAFLLMSLVYAIMLSISA from the coding sequence ATGGATATTTCCCTTTACACCTTTGCAATAGGCTTTGTAATATTTTGGGGACTTATCTTGGCTTTTAGAAAAAAACTTGAGCCAAAGGGATTTACTGTATATCCTTTATTTTTAATGTGGAAAAAGAGTACCAGGTCATTATGGTTTCCAAGATTAGCGTCCTCAAAGCCGTTTAAAATTTATGAAAAAATAGCAATGATTCTTGGAATCCTTGCAATGATTGGAGGTATTACAATGATATACTACGTAATATTTGGCCTAATTTTCCACCCACAATCAACTACAGTAAGATTAGAACCAATAATCCCTGGAGTTACTATAAGTTTATCATGTTTACCTTACATTCTTTTAGCTCTAGGAATTTCAGTTACTTTACATGAATTATCTCATGCAGTATCTGCAACATCAAATAAAATAAACGTAAAAAGCGGAGGTTTCATACTCTTAGGAATCTTTCCTGGAGCATTTGTAGAGCCTGCAGATGAAGAGTTTATGACGTCTAGCCTGCCTGCAAAAATAAAAATTCTTGCTGCAGGTATAGCAGTAAACCTAATTCTCGCAGGCATATTTTTCCCACTAGCTATATTTTTGCCCGGATATTTTTCACAAGGTTTACTTATAGAAGGAGTGATACCTCATAGTTCAGCTTATAACGCCTCCATACAAGCTGGAGATGTAATACTATCTGTTAACGGAATTAGGACAAATACTTTCAATTCTCTAACCACAGCTCTAAATCAAAGTACTAGTTATACTATAGTACTAAAAGCACTAAATGGATCAACAATAGTAAAACATGCTGAAGCTACAAACCATTTCTTAGGAGTTTATGTAACTTATTACTTTCCTCCATCAGTAAGACCGTTCTTACTTTTCGTTACCTGGATGTTTATAATAAATTTCAGCTTAGCGTTATTTAATGCTGCACCGTTAATAATTACGGATGGAGGAAAAATATTTACAGAATTACTTAAAAAGATAAGTTCACAAAATGGCGAAAAAATGTCTATGGCTATACAAGCTTTCCTTTTAATGTCGCTAGTATATGCAATAATGTTATCTATAAGTGCTTAA
- the lysS gene encoding lysine--tRNA ligase gives MKWDERRVKIVEELKAKGINPYPQKYEITHTILQIRQIGLNRQDKPHEPFMFDISTAGRVANIRRHGKASFVDIFDEGERLQLYLRINELGDKYEEFFNYIGRGDIIGVKGDLFYTGKGELTLLVKSYELLAKALIEPPDWTKLSTEFRYAHRYVDFLYNDSARKAMEIRFKTIKEIRDYLNSKGFIEVETPILQPVYGGALAKPFKSKVNYLNEEWYLRISLELYLKRFIVGGFDKVFEIGKVFRNEDIDVTHNPEFTELELYWAYADYNDIMKLTEDMLKTVTSKVLGDTKLKYKVADKEYEIELSQFRKITMFDSLSEALGKDVEKMTDDELKELMKKYGLIPRGNLYVRGLMIEKLFDKLVTPNLIQPTFITDYPIETTPLCKPHRSKPGLVERFELYIAGMELANAYTELNDPILQDKLFKEEQEMMKRGDEEAHPYDKDFVRALSYGMPPTGGLGIGIDRLVMLLTNNQSIKEVIPFPMLSAKLIEED, from the coding sequence GTGAAATGGGACGAAAGAAGAGTTAAAATTGTAGAGGAGCTTAAAGCTAAAGGAATTAATCCTTATCCGCAGAAATACGAAATAACTCACACTATACTTCAGATTAGGCAAATAGGCCTTAATAGGCAGGATAAACCTCACGAGCCTTTTATGTTTGATATTTCAACTGCAGGTAGGGTTGCCAATATTAGGAGACATGGAAAAGCGTCTTTTGTAGACATTTTTGATGAAGGCGAAAGATTACAACTTTATTTAAGGATAAACGAATTAGGCGATAAATATGAAGAATTCTTTAATTATATTGGAAGAGGCGATATAATAGGAGTAAAAGGAGATCTATTCTATACAGGTAAAGGAGAGCTGACATTACTTGTTAAGAGCTATGAATTGCTAGCAAAGGCACTAATAGAGCCTCCTGATTGGACTAAATTAAGTACGGAATTTAGATATGCTCATAGGTATGTTGATTTTCTCTATAATGATAGTGCAAGGAAAGCTATGGAGATAAGATTTAAGACTATAAAGGAAATAAGAGATTATTTAAATTCAAAGGGATTCATAGAAGTCGAAACACCAATATTACAACCAGTTTATGGTGGTGCGTTAGCCAAACCGTTTAAATCTAAAGTTAATTATCTAAATGAAGAATGGTACCTCAGAATTTCATTAGAGCTCTATTTAAAAAGGTTCATAGTAGGCGGATTTGATAAAGTTTTCGAAATAGGTAAAGTGTTCAGAAATGAGGATATAGATGTAACTCATAATCCAGAATTCACTGAGTTGGAACTTTACTGGGCTTACGCAGATTATAATGATATAATGAAACTTACTGAGGATATGTTAAAAACTGTGACAAGTAAAGTTTTAGGAGACACTAAGCTCAAGTATAAAGTGGCAGATAAGGAATATGAAATAGAACTATCTCAGTTTAGAAAAATTACTATGTTTGATTCGCTAAGTGAAGCCCTCGGTAAAGACGTTGAGAAAATGACAGACGATGAATTAAAAGAGTTAATGAAAAAATATGGCCTTATACCACGAGGTAACCTTTACGTTAGAGGTTTAATGATTGAAAAATTATTTGATAAATTAGTTACACCCAACTTAATACAACCTACTTTCATAACTGATTACCCAATAGAAACTACACCATTATGTAAGCCTCATAGGTCAAAGCCAGGTTTGGTGGAGAGGTTTGAATTATATATTGCTGGAATGGAATTGGCAAACGCCTATACTGAGCTTAACGATCCAATATTACAAGATAAATTATTCAAAGAAGAGCAGGAAATGATGAAAAGAGGAGACGAAGAAGCTCATCCTTATGATAAAGACTTTGTAAGGGCATTATCTTATGGCATGCCACCTACTGGAGGTTTAGGTATAGGAATAGATAGGCTAGTAATGCTATTGACGAATAATCAAAGTATAAAAGAAGTAATACCATTCCCAATGCTTAGTGCAAAATTAATTGAAGAAGATTAA